In Streptomyces sp. RFCAC02, the following proteins share a genomic window:
- the pyk gene encoding pyruvate kinase: protein MRRAKIVCTLGPATDSYERIAALVEAGMDVARLNLSHGAHREHELRLRRVRRAAAERGRSVGILADLQGPKIRLGRFADGPVLLETGDEFTITADDVPGDPTRCGTTYAGLPGDVAAGERILVDDGRVALEVTAVEGADVRTVVVEGGLVSDHKGLNLPGVAVSVPALSTKDIDDLRWALRGGADLIALSFVRSGDDIKDVHRVMAEEGRFLPVIAKIEKPQAEENLADIVGAFDGIMVARGDLGVEVPLEDVPLVQKRAVALARRNAKPVIVATQMLDSMIESSRPTRAEASDVANAVMDGTDAVMLSGETSVGRYPVETVGTMSRIVVAAEAELLARGLSPLTEENKPRTQGGAVARAAAEVGDFLNASLLVAFTQSGDTARRLARYRSPIPVVALTPDPATHAQLTLTWGVESHLVPTARTTDEMVTQMDEHLLRLGRCREGEIVVMTAGSPPGTPGTTNLVRVHHVGQDDSPR, encoded by the coding sequence ATGCGCCGAGCGAAAATCGTCTGCACCCTGGGACCCGCCACCGACTCCTACGAGCGCATCGCCGCGCTGGTGGAGGCCGGTATGGACGTGGCACGGCTCAACCTCAGCCACGGAGCCCACCGGGAGCACGAGCTGCGCCTGCGGCGGGTGCGGCGCGCTGCCGCGGAAAGGGGCCGGAGCGTCGGAATTCTCGCCGATCTCCAGGGACCGAAGATTCGTCTCGGCCGCTTCGCCGACGGTCCGGTGCTCCTGGAGACGGGGGACGAATTCACCATCACGGCGGACGACGTGCCCGGTGATCCCACCCGTTGCGGCACCACCTACGCCGGGCTTCCCGGCGATGTGGCGGCGGGCGAGCGCATCCTCGTGGACGACGGCCGGGTCGCCCTGGAGGTCACCGCCGTCGAGGGCGCGGACGTCCGCACCGTCGTCGTGGAGGGCGGCCTGGTCTCCGACCACAAGGGTCTCAACCTCCCCGGGGTCGCCGTCTCCGTGCCGGCCCTGTCCACCAAGGACATCGACGACCTGCGCTGGGCGCTGCGCGGCGGCGCCGACCTCATCGCCCTGTCGTTCGTGCGCAGCGGTGACGACATCAAGGACGTGCACCGGGTCATGGCCGAGGAAGGGCGGTTCCTGCCGGTCATCGCGAAGATCGAGAAGCCGCAGGCCGAGGAGAACCTCGCCGACATCGTCGGCGCCTTCGACGGCATCATGGTGGCGCGCGGCGACCTGGGGGTCGAGGTGCCGCTGGAGGACGTGCCGCTGGTGCAGAAGCGCGCCGTCGCCCTGGCCCGCCGCAATGCCAAGCCGGTCATCGTGGCGACGCAGATGCTGGACTCGATGATCGAGTCGTCGCGCCCGACCCGCGCCGAGGCCTCCGACGTGGCCAACGCGGTCATGGACGGCACCGACGCCGTGATGCTGTCCGGCGAGACGAGCGTCGGCCGCTACCCGGTGGAGACGGTCGGCACGATGAGCCGCATCGTCGTGGCGGCGGAGGCGGAGCTGCTGGCGCGCGGCCTGTCGCCCCTGACGGAGGAGAACAAGCCACGCACCCAGGGCGGTGCCGTGGCGAGGGCCGCGGCGGAGGTCGGGGACTTCCTGAACGCCTCGCTGCTCGTCGCCTTCACCCAGAGCGGGGACACCGCCCGCCGGCTCGCGCGCTACCGCTCGCCGATCCCCGTCGTCGCGCTCACCCCCGACCCGGCGACCCACGCGCAGCTCACCCTGACCTGGGGCGTCGAGAGCCACCTCGTGCCCACCGCGCGGACGACCGACGAGATGGTGACGCAGATGGACGAGCACCTGCTGCGGCTCGGCCGGTGCCGCGAGGGCGAGATCGTGGTCATGACGGCCGGCTCCCCGCCCGGCACCCCCGGGACCACGAATCTCGTGCGGGTGCACCACGTCGGCCAGGACGACTCGCCGCGCTGA
- a CDS encoding SidA/IucD/PvdA family monooxygenase, which translates to MTTSEPAHPLDLAGIGIGPANLSLAALTQPCSGLRAAWYEQRPAFHWHPGLLIEDATLQVPFLADLVTLADPTSRWSFLNYLRHTQRLYPFYFAERFHSPRAEYDAYCRWVAESLPGLHFGHRIDAVRWDPQDAVFVLEFTRTGRGGPADGTTGTVRARHLAIGIGSAPHIPGALRHLTTAQGRHAAPVLHSADYLRRREALLAAGHITVVGSGQSGAEIALDLLRRRPAGAEGLHWLSSSQAFAPMEYSKLGLEHFTPDYTRFFHALPEAVRDRLLPAQWQLHRAVDHGTLAALHDELYRRSLGGGWPDAVLTPGVTVRGGRRLADGRLALDLLHRLQDERSRLVTDALVLATGYRDRPLDTLLAELAGRLRRDAAGRAVVDECYRLALDPGISGTVYVLGAERHTHGVGTPDLGLVAHRSAVILNTLTGRERYPLPERTAFTTFGLSGPWAPAGGRPETEFAIPAGGEALPR; encoded by the coding sequence ATGACGACCTCCGAACCCGCCCACCCGCTCGACCTGGCAGGCATCGGCATCGGTCCGGCCAACCTCTCGCTCGCCGCCCTCACCCAGCCCTGCTCCGGGCTCCGCGCCGCCTGGTACGAGCAGCGGCCCGCGTTCCACTGGCACCCGGGGCTCCTGATCGAGGACGCCACCCTCCAGGTCCCCTTCCTCGCCGACCTGGTGACCCTCGCCGACCCGACGAGCCGCTGGAGCTTCCTCAACTACCTGCGGCACACCCAGCGTCTCTACCCCTTCTACTTCGCCGAGCGCTTCCACAGCCCCCGCGCCGAGTACGACGCCTACTGCCGGTGGGTCGCCGAGAGCCTGCCGGGGCTGCATTTCGGCCACCGGATCGACGCCGTGCGCTGGGACCCTCAGGACGCCGTGTTCGTCCTGGAGTTCACCCGCACGGGCCGCGGCGGTCCCGCGGACGGCACCACCGGCACCGTCCGGGCGCGCCACCTCGCCATCGGCATCGGGAGCGCGCCTCACATCCCCGGGGCGCTGCGGCACCTGACCACCGCGCAGGGCCGCCACGCGGCTCCCGTCCTGCACTCCGCCGACTACCTGCGCCGGCGCGAGGCGCTGCTGGCCGCGGGGCACATCACCGTCGTCGGCTCCGGCCAGTCGGGGGCGGAGATCGCGCTCGACCTGCTGCGCCGCAGGCCCGCCGGCGCCGAGGGGCTGCACTGGCTCAGCAGCAGCCAGGCCTTCGCGCCCATGGAGTACAGCAAGCTCGGCCTCGAACACTTCACACCCGACTACACGCGCTTCTTCCACGCCCTGCCCGAGGCGGTGCGCGACCGCCTCCTGCCCGCGCAGTGGCAGTTGCACCGCGCCGTCGACCACGGCACGCTCGCCGCCCTCCACGACGAGCTGTACCGCCGCAGCCTCGGCGGCGGCTGGCCGGACGCCGTCCTCACGCCCGGCGTCACGGTGCGCGGGGGAAGGCGCCTCGCCGACGGCAGGCTCGCCCTCGACCTCCTGCACCGGCTGCAGGACGAGCGCTCCCGGCTCGTCACCGACGCCTTGGTCCTGGCCACCGGCTACCGCGACCGCCCCCTCGACACCCTGCTGGCCGAGCTGGCCGGACGGCTCCGGCGCGACGCCGCCGGGCGCGCCGTCGTGGACGAGTGCTACCGTCTCGCGCTCGATCCCGGCATCTCGGGAACGGTGTACGTCCTGGGGGCCGAGCGCCATACGCACGGTGTCGGCACGCCCGACCTCGGCCTGGTCGCCCACCGCAGCGCCGTGATCCTGAACACACTCACCGGCCGGGAGCGCTATCCGCTGCCCGAGAGGACCGCTTTCACCACGTTCGGGCTGAGCGGGCCGTGGGCCCCGGCGGGCGGACGGCCGGAGACGGAGTTTGCCATTCCGGCGGGCGGGGAGGCTCTTCCCCGGTGA
- a CDS encoding pyridoxal-dependent decarboxylase: MAPPALPDSTLLAGGTAGPRALRPLVDAVLTALADGAAARCGPLPPGGPAAVAGMLAERAGPVLPVHGSGAAEALRVLVGFLAEGAADPADPHCAAHLHCPPLAVAAAADLAASALNPSMDSWDQAPAASAVEERVTRELARLVHPSGPAPDALVTTGGTESNLLGVLLAREKHGPELTVLCGANAHHSVRRATWLLGLPAPRVLPTPRGVLDPAALRRALEGDGTTTGRGPVLVVATAGTTDTGDIDPLPPIADTVAAHRAHRPVLLHVDAAYGGPLLLSPALAPRLAGLERADSVTLDLHKLGWQPVAAGLLTVPDAAALAALDQRADYLNADDDTEAGLPDLLGRSLRTTRRPDILKIAVTLRALGRDGLAALVEATCAAARELAALVAAEPRLRLHAEPPISTVLFRPAGATDAEVAALRRGLITDGRAVLGRATAPAPDGRPVLWLKATLLNPHTQPADLAALLKLVLDRYAPGTAGTPGTTRTSRTARA, translated from the coding sequence ATGGCCCCGCCCGCCCTGCCCGACTCCACCCTGCTCGCGGGAGGCACCGCGGGACCGCGCGCACTGCGGCCACTGGTGGACGCCGTGCTCACCGCGCTCGCGGACGGGGCCGCCGCCCGCTGCGGCCCGCTCCCGCCGGGCGGCCCGGCCGCCGTCGCGGGGATGCTGGCCGAGCGTGCCGGGCCCGTCCTCCCCGTGCACGGCAGCGGCGCCGCCGAGGCCCTGCGCGTCCTCGTCGGATTCCTCGCCGAGGGCGCCGCGGACCCCGCCGACCCCCACTGCGCCGCCCACCTGCACTGCCCGCCGCTCGCCGTCGCGGCCGCCGCCGACCTGGCCGCCTCCGCGCTCAACCCGTCGATGGACTCGTGGGACCAGGCGCCGGCGGCGTCCGCCGTCGAGGAGCGCGTCACCCGCGAACTGGCCCGTCTCGTCCATCCCTCCGGCCCCGCACCGGACGCCCTGGTCACCACCGGCGGCACCGAGTCCAACCTCCTGGGCGTCCTGCTCGCCCGCGAGAAGCACGGCCCGGAGCTCACCGTCCTCTGCGGAGCCAACGCCCACCACAGCGTCCGGCGCGCCACCTGGCTGCTCGGCCTCCCGGCACCGCGCGTCCTCCCCACGCCGCGCGGCGTCCTGGACCCGGCCGCCCTCCGGCGCGCGCTGGAGGGAGACGGCACCACCACCGGACGCGGCCCGGTCCTGGTCGTGGCCACCGCCGGGACCACCGACACGGGGGACATCGACCCCCTTCCCCCCATCGCCGACACCGTCGCCGCCCACCGCGCCCATCGGCCCGTGCTGCTCCACGTCGACGCGGCCTACGGCGGCCCGCTCCTCCTCAGCCCCGCCCTCGCGCCCCGGCTCGCCGGCCTCGAACGGGCCGACAGCGTCACCCTCGACCTGCACAAACTCGGCTGGCAGCCCGTGGCCGCCGGGCTCCTCACCGTCCCCGACGCCGCGGCCCTCGCGGCGCTCGACCAGCGCGCCGACTATCTCAACGCGGACGACGACACCGAGGCCGGGCTCCCCGACCTCCTCGGCCGTTCGCTGCGCACCACGCGGCGGCCCGACATCCTGAAGATCGCCGTCACCCTGCGGGCGCTCGGCCGCGACGGGCTGGCCGCCCTCGTCGAGGCGACCTGCGCCGCGGCCCGGGAGCTGGCCGCCCTCGTCGCCGCCGAGCCACGGCTCCGGCTCCACGCCGAACCGCCCATCAGCACCGTGCTGTTCCGTCCGGCGGGCGCGACCGACGCGGAGGTCGCCGCGCTGCGCCGCGGCCTCATCACCGACGGCCGCGCGGTCCTCGGCCGTGCCACCGCACCAGCCCCGGACGGCCGCCCCGTCCTGTGGCTGAAGGCCACCCTGCTCAACCCCCACACCCAGCCGGCCGACCTCGCCGCCCTCCTCAAGCTCGTCCTCGACCGGTACGCCCCCGGCACGGCCGGCACTCCCGGCACCACCCGTACATCCCGCACAGCCCGCGCATAA
- a CDS encoding helix-turn-helix domain-containing protein — protein sequence MRPPLARDMFDELCPSGLLPLRFADKWAPLVLTCLTDGPRRFSELRVPLHRVTPRTLTRTLRALQRDGLITRAECPGRTPHVEYALTPLGRSLLEPLAAVCAWTREHWEELLRAREEHIAASPA from the coding sequence ATGAGGCCACCGCTGGCGCGTGACATGTTCGACGAGCTGTGCCCCTCGGGGCTGCTGCCCCTCCGCTTCGCGGACAAGTGGGCTCCTCTCGTCCTCACCTGCCTCACGGACGGGCCCCGCCGTTTCTCCGAACTGCGCGTCCCCCTCCACCGCGTCACGCCGAGGACGCTCACGCGCACCCTGCGCGCCCTCCAGCGCGACGGACTGATCACCCGCGCCGAGTGCCCGGGGCGCACTCCGCACGTCGAATACGCCCTGACGCCACTCGGCCGCAGCCTCCTCGAACCCCTGGCCGCCGTCTGCGCCTGGACCCGGGAGCACTGGGAGGAACTGCTCCGCGCCCGGGAGGAGCACATCGCCGCGTCACCCGCCTGA
- a CDS encoding NAD(P)H-binding protein, whose product MSGIVVLGAGGRAGRRAVAEAVRRGHEVTAVVRDPARAGELTGSPARIVAGDVTDAARVAELGAGQDALISAAAVYGPGTDPAAFFDASTRALLGAVRGDGPSRLVVVGLSAVLPDPEGRPLYLSAEPGDVREFCRAHGRGLEILRSEGTDVDWLYASPAGDFDHGGTRTGRYRVAPGAEPADRISYQDLAVALLDEVERPRHHRTHLAVAGGTEDAGAGG is encoded by the coding sequence GTGAGCGGGATCGTGGTGCTGGGAGCGGGCGGCAGGGCCGGGCGGCGTGCGGTGGCGGAGGCGGTGCGCCGGGGCCACGAGGTCACGGCCGTGGTGCGCGACCCCGCCCGTGCCGGGGAACTGACGGGCTCTCCGGCGCGGATCGTGGCGGGCGATGTCACGGACGCGGCGCGTGTCGCGGAGCTGGGCGCCGGGCAGGACGCGCTGATCAGCGCGGCGGCGGTGTACGGTCCCGGGACGGATCCGGCCGCCTTCTTCGACGCCTCGACCCGGGCGCTGCTCGGGGCGGTCCGCGGCGACGGCCCGTCCCGGCTGGTGGTCGTCGGGTTGTCGGCGGTGCTGCCGGACCCCGAGGGGCGACCGCTGTACCTGTCGGCTGAGCCGGGGGACGTCCGGGAGTTCTGCCGGGCGCACGGGCGGGGCCTGGAGATCCTCCGGTCGGAGGGCACGGACGTGGACTGGCTGTACGCGAGCCCTGCGGGCGACTTCGACCACGGCGGCACGCGCACCGGCCGCTACCGGGTGGCGCCGGGTGCGGAGCCCGCCGACCGGATCTCCTACCAGGACCTCGCCGTGGCCCTGCTCGACGAGGTCGAGCGGCCCCGGCACCACCGCACGCACCTGGCCGTGGCCGGCGGCACGGAGGATGCCGGGGCCGGCGGCTGA
- the pepN gene encoding aminopeptidase N, whose translation MVPLTRAEAAARAQLIDVHGYAVDLDFTGGDETFASETVIRFTARRPGDTFAELHPVTLHAAELDGSALDPAVLADGRLPLTGLTAGEHELRVRATMRYSHTGEGMHRFTDPADGLTYLYSMCCMTEGTKVFASFDQPDLKAVFDVTVTAPEGWTVLGNGVATRVAGEPGRWRCATTPPISTYLMAVAAGPYHSVRTEHAGLPFGIHVRRSLAEHLDKDADEIFDITRRCFDRFGELFDEPYPFDSYNQAFVPEFNAGAMENPGLVTIRDEYVFRSAVTGTQRELRGVTIAHEMAHMWFGDLVTLRWWDDIWLNESFAEYMGYQVLAEATGFTPWTEFAASRKPWGYEADQRPSTHPVAPRGEDVPDTASAWTNFDGISYAKGASALRQLVTWLGEEHFLAGVNDHITRHRFGNATLADFIDAMARASGRPVPAWADAWLRTSGPDTLTPSVVTEDGAWHLDIAHTGGRPHRLRVGLYDADAVSEGRVAPRASGAVAEIELPAGEGVARHTFTGRRPDLVVLNEGDLTYAKVRLDPISWETARQTVSTLADPLTRGVVWGAARDMVRDGELPPAAYLAAVRRNLPDEPSDTVLSAVLAFARQQVADRYVPLGRRAEALADLTAVAGDLIDATADDPDGARRLIAVRTTIGAATHPGLLRSWWDAGAVPGGPALDPELRWYLLHRLAVLGATDAAEIDAELARDPGASGQEGAARCRAALPDAAAKAAAWEAMFGPGDRLSTYLFTATAEGFWQPEQHDLLAPYVERYFPAAVDLAARRGHYLATGVARTAFPRGFVDAVTVGLTERCLAGDGLHPALRRGLADQADDLRRALRVVTGA comes from the coding sequence ATGGTCCCACTCACCCGTGCCGAAGCCGCCGCGCGCGCCCAGCTCATCGACGTCCACGGCTACGCCGTCGACCTCGACTTCACCGGCGGCGACGAGACGTTCGCCTCCGAGACGGTCATCCGCTTCACCGCGCGGCGGCCCGGCGACACCTTCGCCGAGCTGCACCCCGTGACGCTGCACGCCGCCGAGCTCGACGGCAGCGCCCTCGATCCCGCCGTCCTCGCCGACGGCCGCCTGCCGCTGACCGGCCTCACGGCGGGCGAGCACGAGCTGCGCGTTCGCGCGACCATGCGGTACTCGCACACGGGCGAGGGCATGCACCGGTTCACCGACCCGGCGGACGGCCTGACGTACCTCTACAGCATGTGCTGCATGACCGAGGGCACCAAGGTCTTCGCCTCCTTCGACCAGCCCGACCTCAAGGCCGTCTTCGACGTCACCGTCACCGCCCCGGAGGGATGGACCGTGCTCGGCAACGGCGTCGCCACCCGCGTCGCGGGCGAGCCGGGCCGCTGGCGCTGCGCGACGACGCCGCCCATCAGCACCTACCTCATGGCCGTCGCGGCGGGGCCGTACCACTCGGTGCGCACGGAGCACGCCGGCCTCCCGTTCGGCATCCACGTGCGCCGGTCCCTCGCGGAGCACCTCGACAAGGACGCCGACGAGATCTTCGACATCACCCGGCGCTGCTTCGACCGCTTCGGCGAACTGTTCGACGAGCCCTACCCGTTCGACTCCTACAACCAGGCTTTCGTGCCCGAGTTCAACGCCGGCGCGATGGAGAACCCCGGTCTCGTCACGATCCGCGACGAGTACGTCTTCCGGTCCGCCGTCACCGGGACCCAGCGGGAGCTGCGGGGCGTCACCATCGCGCACGAGATGGCCCACATGTGGTTCGGCGACCTGGTGACCCTCCGCTGGTGGGACGACATCTGGCTGAACGAGTCGTTCGCCGAGTACATGGGCTACCAGGTCCTCGCGGAGGCGACCGGCTTCACCCCGTGGACGGAGTTCGCGGCGAGCCGCAAGCCCTGGGGCTACGAGGCGGACCAGCGGCCGTCCACCCACCCCGTCGCGCCGCGCGGCGAGGACGTGCCCGACACCGCCTCCGCCTGGACCAACTTCGACGGCATCTCCTACGCCAAGGGCGCCTCCGCCCTGCGGCAGCTCGTCACCTGGCTCGGGGAAGAACACTTCCTCGCCGGCGTCAACGACCACATCACGCGCCACCGGTTCGGCAACGCGACGCTCGCCGACTTCATCGACGCCATGGCCCGCGCCTCCGGCCGGCCCGTCCCCGCCTGGGCCGACGCGTGGCTGCGCACCAGCGGCCCCGACACCCTCACGCCGTCGGTCGTGACCGAGGACGGCGCCTGGCACCTCGACATCGCGCACACCGGCGGCAGACCGCACCGGCTGCGGGTCGGCCTGTACGACGCGGACGCCGTGTCGGAGGGCCGGGTCGCGCCGCGGGCCTCGGGAGCCGTGGCGGAGATCGAACTCCCGGCCGGCGAGGGCGTCGCCCGCCACACCTTCACCGGCCGGCGCCCCGACCTCGTCGTGCTGAACGAGGGGGACCTCACCTACGCCAAGGTCAGGCTGGACCCGATCTCGTGGGAGACCGCGCGGCAGACCGTCTCCACCCTCGCCGACCCGCTGACGCGCGGCGTGGTGTGGGGCGCCGCCCGTGACATGGTGCGGGACGGCGAGCTGCCCCCGGCCGCCTACCTCGCCGCCGTCCGGCGCAACCTGCCGGACGAGCCGTCGGACACCGTCCTGTCGGCCGTCCTCGCCTTCGCCAGACAGCAGGTCGCGGACCGGTACGTGCCGCTCGGCCGGCGGGCCGAGGCGCTCGCGGACCTGACGGCCGTCGCCGGCGACCTGATCGACGCGACGGCGGACGACCCCGACGGTGCCCGCCGCCTCATCGCCGTCCGCACCACCATCGGCGCGGCAACCCACCCCGGTCTACTGCGTTCCTGGTGGGACGCGGGCGCCGTCCCCGGCGGCCCGGCCCTCGACCCGGAGCTGCGCTGGTACCTCCTGCACCGGCTCGCCGTCCTCGGCGCGACGGACGCGGCCGAGATCGACGCCGAGCTGGCCCGCGACCCGGGCGCGAGCGGCCAGGAGGGCGCCGCGCGCTGCCGCGCCGCGCTGCCGGACGCGGCGGCGAAGGCGGCAGCGTGGGAGGCGATGTTCGGGCCGGGCGACCGGCTGTCCACCTACCTGTTCACGGCGACGGCCGAGGGGTTCTGGCAGCCCGAGCAGCACGACCTGCTCGCCCCGTACGTCGAACGGTACTTCCCGGCCGCCGTCGACCTGGCCGCTCGGCGCGGGCACTACCTGGCCACCGGGGTCGCGAGGACGGCGTTCCCGCGCGGCTTCGTGGACGCGGTGACCGTGGGCCTGACGGAGCGCTGCCTCGCCGGCGACGGTCTCCACCCCGCCCTGCGCCGTGGCCTCGCCGACCAGGCGGACGACCTGCGCCGCGCCCTGCGTGTGGTGACGGGAGCCTGA
- a CDS encoding tetratricopeptide repeat protein produces MTGHRDQADDLGERLERAVRAREDGRHEEARTLLLALRADHPDDATVAYQTAWVHDALGLEREAVPHYERALAGEGLTDAERQGALVGLGSTYRVVGRHDDAVATLRAGVAAYPDHGALRTFLALALHSTGRHTEATGLLLTLLAETSADPGITAYRRAIARYAEDPDRTW; encoded by the coding sequence ATGACCGGACACCGGGACCAGGCGGACGACCTCGGCGAGCGGCTCGAACGCGCCGTACGGGCACGTGAGGACGGCCGACACGAGGAGGCGCGCACCCTGCTCCTCGCCCTCCGCGCCGACCACCCGGACGACGCGACGGTCGCCTATCAGACGGCCTGGGTCCACGACGCCCTCGGCCTGGAGCGCGAGGCCGTCCCCCACTACGAGCGCGCCCTCGCCGGCGAGGGGCTCACCGACGCCGAACGCCAGGGCGCCCTCGTCGGTCTCGGCAGCACCTACCGGGTCGTCGGACGCCACGACGACGCCGTGGCCACCCTGCGCGCCGGCGTCGCCGCGTACCCGGACCACGGCGCGCTGCGCACCTTCCTCGCCCTCGCCCTCCACAGCACCGGCCGGCACACCGAGGCCACCGGACTCCTGCTCACCCTCCTCGCCGAGACCAGCGCCGACCCCGGTATCACGGCGTACCGCCGCGCCATCGCCCGCTACGCCGAGGACCCCGACCGGACCTGGTGA
- a CDS encoding MFS transporter, with the protein MTASTPPPSPPPAATARIWLAAWPVAAVFVLSNAATPLYVLWQRDIGFSKGTLTVVFAFYIVGLLGSLLVSGVLSDRLGRRPVLLPALALALAACAVFATATSVAALVIARLFTGVAVGAVVSAGMAAVADVAGPGRRRTAALLASCAMVFGAGLGPFLAAVLSETLPGPTVTVFAVEAVLLLSAAAVVLRLPARRPARTAHGPWIRLPAVPREHRIRLVLGVAVFAPGITATSFVLSLGPSLLAGLLGTTDRTVAGAMAFLMFATATGAQFAARRLGRRALLLAGALATTGSMAALVTAAHTASAAALIATAVLAGAGQGLGQLGGLTLLGSAVPPDRAAEANAALNTGGYLLAAVLPVSAGYLSDAAGLATGATVFAAVLGALAVAGGGTVVAARRDALT; encoded by the coding sequence GTGACCGCGTCGACACCACCGCCGTCCCCGCCGCCCGCGGCCACCGCCCGCATCTGGCTCGCCGCCTGGCCCGTGGCCGCCGTCTTCGTGCTGTCGAACGCCGCCACCCCGCTGTACGTCCTCTGGCAGCGGGACATCGGCTTCTCGAAGGGGACCCTCACCGTCGTCTTCGCCTTCTACATCGTCGGACTCCTCGGATCGCTGCTGGTCAGCGGTGTCCTGTCGGACCGCCTCGGACGCCGGCCGGTCCTGCTGCCCGCCCTGGCACTCGCGCTGGCGGCCTGCGCCGTCTTCGCCACGGCGACGTCGGTCGCCGCGCTCGTGATCGCCCGCCTGTTCACCGGGGTGGCGGTCGGCGCCGTCGTCTCCGCGGGCATGGCGGCCGTGGCGGACGTCGCGGGGCCGGGGCGGCGGCGCACGGCGGCGCTGCTCGCGTCGTGCGCGATGGTCTTCGGGGCGGGCCTCGGCCCCTTTCTCGCCGCCGTCCTGTCCGAGACGCTGCCCGGGCCGACCGTGACCGTCTTCGCCGTGGAGGCCGTCCTGCTGCTGAGCGCGGCCGCCGTGGTCCTGCGGCTCCCGGCGCGGCGGCCCGCGCGCACCGCGCACGGGCCGTGGATACGCCTCCCCGCCGTCCCCCGGGAGCACCGGATCCGCCTCGTCCTCGGCGTCGCCGTCTTCGCGCCGGGCATCACGGCGACCTCGTTCGTCCTCTCGCTCGGCCCCTCCCTGCTCGCCGGGCTGCTCGGCACGACCGACCGGACCGTCGCCGGGGCGATGGCCTTCCTCATGTTCGCCACGGCGACCGGGGCGCAGTTCGCGGCCCGGCGGCTCGGGCGGCGCGCCCTCCTGCTCGCCGGCGCGCTCGCGACCACCGGGAGCATGGCGGCCCTCGTCACCGCGGCGCACACGGCGTCCGCCGCCGCGCTGATCGCCACCGCCGTCCTCGCCGGCGCGGGACAGGGACTCGGACAGCTCGGCGGACTCACGCTGCTGGGCTCCGCCGTCCCGCCGGACCGCGCCGCCGAGGCGAACGCCGCGCTGAACACCGGCGGTTACCTGCTCGCCGCCGTCCTGCCCGTGTCCGCCGGCTACCTCAGCGACGCCGCGGGACTCGCCACCGGGGCCACCGTCTTCGCCGCCGTCCTCGGCGCGCTCGCGGTCGCCGGCGGCGGCACCGTCGTCGCGGCCCGGCGGGACGCCCTCACCTGA
- a CDS encoding helix-turn-helix domain-containing protein yields the protein MRPITLPEPPGLPAPLPEPDVADLRLETVLGALSDPLRLGIVRKLLLERERFDHPCGWFGIDRPKSSLTHHFRALRDAGLIRQRQYGLERRSHVRVDDLDARFPGLLALVAAWTAPEA from the coding sequence TTGCGACCGATCACGCTGCCGGAGCCGCCGGGGCTCCCCGCTCCGCTGCCCGAGCCGGACGTCGCGGACCTGCGCCTGGAGACGGTCCTCGGCGCGCTGAGCGACCCGCTCCGGCTGGGAATCGTGCGCAAACTGCTGCTGGAGCGCGAGCGGTTCGACCACCCCTGCGGCTGGTTCGGCATCGACCGGCCGAAGTCCTCGCTCACCCACCACTTCCGCGCCCTGCGCGACGCCGGCCTGATCCGGCAGCGCCAGTACGGTCTCGAACGGCGCAGCCACGTCCGGGTGGACGACCTCGACGCCCGTTTCCCCGGCCTCCTCGCCCTGGTCGCCGCCTGGACCGCGCCGGAAGCGTGA